A genomic window from Nicotiana sylvestris chromosome 11, ASM39365v2, whole genome shotgun sequence includes:
- the LOC104237559 gene encoding glutelin type-D 1-like, whose translation MVKFPSINTKLSFTLQSTQLLHSFLVFFFSERFFYNTKRKKEREMDLDLTPKLAKQVYGGDGGSYHAWCPNDLPMLKEGNIGGAKLALSKNGFALPRYSDSAKVAYVLQGSGAAGIVLPEKEEKVLAIKTGDAIALPFGVVTWWYNKEDTELVILFLGDTKTAHKAGSFTDMYLTGSNGIFTGFSTEFVSRAWNVEESVAKTLVSSQTAQGIVKLDSGFQMPEPKQGHRDGMVLNCLEAPLDVDIKGGGKVVVLNTKNLPLVGEVGLGADLVRLNGSAMCSPGFSCDSALQVTYIVRGSGRVQVVGPDGKRVLETHIKAGNLFIVPRFFVVSKIGDPDGMDWFSIITTPNPIFTHLAGRTSVWKALSPQVLQAAFKVSPDVEKQFSSKRTAEEIFFPPPN comes from the exons ATGGTGAAATTCCCCTCTATAAATACCAAACTCTCGTTCACTTTACAAAGCACTCAGCTTTTACACAgctttcttgtttttttcttcAGTGAGAGATTCTTTTATaatacaaaaagaaagaaagaaagagagatgGATCTTGATCTTACACCAAAGTTGGCAAAGCAAGTGTACGGAGGAGATGGTGGTTCTTATCATGCATGGTGTCCTAATGATCTGCCGATGTTGAAAGAAGGCAATATTGGTGGTGCTAAACTTGCTCTTTCCAAAAATGGTTTTGCTTTGCCTCGTTACTCCGATTCTGCTAAAGTTGCCTATGTTCTTCAAG GTTCTGGAGCTGCTGGAATTGTTCTTCCAGAGAAAGAAGAGAAGGTGCTAGCGATCAAGACGGGCGATGCTATAGCCCTCCCTTTTGGTGTTGTAACATGGTGGTACAACAAAGAGGACacagaacttgtgattctcttcCTTGGCGATACCAAAACTGCACACAAAGCTGGTTCATTCACAGACATGTACTTGACCGGCTCGAATGGCATTTTCACTGGTTTTTCAACCGAGTTTGTTAGCAGGGCATGGAATGTAGAAGAGAGTGTTGCCAAAACTCTTGTTAGCTCCCAAACTGCTCAGGGTATCGTGAAGCTTGACTCGGGCTTCCAAATGCCCGAGCCTAAGCAAGGCCACAGGGACGGCATGGTTCTCAACTGTTTGGAAGCCCCATTGGATGTTGACATTAAGGGTGGTGGAAAGGTTGTTGTTTTGAACACCAAGAACTTGCCTTTGGTCGGGGAAGTTGGACTTGGTGCTGATCTTGTGAGGTTGAATGGAAGTGCTATGTGCTCTCCCGGTTTTTCATGTGACTCGGCTCTTCAGGTCACTTACATTGTTAGAGGCAGTGGCCGTGTTCAGGTTGTTGGCCCTGATGGTAAGCGCGTTCTTGAAACACACATCAAGGCGGGCAATCTCTTCATCGTTCCAAGGTTCTTTGTTGTCTCCAAAATTGGTGATCCTGATGGCATGGACTGGTTCTCTATCATCACTACCCCTAA TCCAATTTTCACTCACTTGGCGGGAAGGACTTCAGTGTGGAAGGCATTATCGCCACAAGTGCTGCAGGCTGCATTCAAGGTTTCACCAGATGTAGAGAAGCAATTCAGCTCAAAGAGGACTGCAGAAGAGATTTTCTTCCCACCACCAAACTGA